A window of Streptomyces sp. Je 1-332 genomic DNA:
GGAGGTCGAGGCGCGGCTGCTGTCGGCCATGGAGGCGCACGGGCGGCAGGTGCACGAGTTCGCGCTCCTGACGAAGGACGGCGGGCGGGTGCTGGTGCGGACCCAGTCGGCTGCCGTGCGGGGCGGGGACGGTAAGCCCTCCGGGGTGTACTGCGCGTTCAGCGAGGTCCATGCGCAGATCGACCTGGAGCGTTCCATCGCGCTGAGCGAGGCTCTTTTCGAGAGCGCGTCGTGGGGTGTGGTGCTCGTCGACGCCGATCTGCGTCCCGCCGTGGTGAACGAGCATGCCGCGCGGTCGCTGGGGATGGGGCGTTCGGCTTTGCTGGGGCGGCCCCTCGGGGAGTTGCTCGGGCAGGGTGTGGAGGAGCTGGAGAGCGCGCTGAGTCATGTGCTCGCCGAGGGGGCTCCGCCGGCGCCCGCCGAGATGTGGGTGTCCGTGCGGGCCACGGAGAGCGGTGAGCCGGAGCGGCGTTGCTGGCGCAGCGGCTTCCTGCGGCTCGCGTCGCCGCTGGCGGAGGAGCCGGTGCCGCTGGGGGTCGCGTGGCTCTTCCTGGACGTGACGGAGGCCAAGCAGACGGAGCAGGAGGCGGCGCAACTGCGCTTCCGTTCGCAGCAGTTGCACCGGGCGGCGCGGGCGGCGGGCGAGTGCGAGGATCCGACGGAGGCGGCGACGGTTCAGCTGGACTTCGCGCTGGCCGGCTTCGCCGATCACGCGCTGATCGATCTGGTGGCGGGCGAGGGGGGTACTACTCCGGTGCGGCTCGTGCGGGCCGCGGCCACGCCCGCGGGGGCTCCTGGCCCGTGCCTGCCGGCGGCCAGGGCGGGCCTGCCCGTCCGCTATCTGGAGGGCCACCCGGCTCCGCAGTGCGTGGACCGGGTGGGTTCCGTACGGGCGAGCGCCGGCACCGCGCCGCCCGAGCGCGCCCGGGAGTGGGCGGCGGCCAGACAGTGGCCGGAGGACACCGTCCACGCCCTGTGCACGGTGCTGCGCAGCCGGGGGCGGACGTTGGGGGTGGTGACGTTCCTCCGGGGGGCGAGCCGTACGCAGTTCGAGCGGGCGGATGCGGCGTACGCGGAGAGCGTCTCGGCGAGGGTTGCGGCCTCGCTTGACCTGGCCCGGGTGCTGGGCGGCTGAGGGCCCGCCTGCCGCGGGGGCGCGGGGCTTTCCGGCCGCTGCTTCCCTGCCGGGGGCGGGCCGCGTATCCCCCACCGGTGGGCGGGCGTTCGGGGGCGCCGCGTTTCTCCCTGCTGAGGGAGGGGGTTCGAGGCCGCCGCGTTTCTCCCGGTCAGTGGGCGGGGGGTCAAGGCCGCCGCGTTCCCCTGCCGGTGGGCGGGTGTGCAAGGCCGCCGCTTCGCGGCGGATCTTTCCCGCCCACCCACCCGATCACCCTGCGGTGCATCGAGTGAGTGATCATCCGCCGCCGGGCAAACGGGTGGGCGGGTGGGGAAATCCGCCGCGAAGCGGCGATTCAAAAGTCCACCCGCCGGCAAGGGCAAGGCGAATCCGTCCCCCCGGCCGGCTAGGCCGCGTGCAGCGCCAGTGTCGGGGAGAGCCGCGCCGCGCGGACCGCGGGGTACAGGCCGGCCACCGTTCCGATGACCAGCGTCGCGCCGAAGCCGCCGCTCACCGCCCAGAGGGGGACCACCCAGGGGAGGCCGCCCGACGCCGCGTACACGCCCGTCGCCGCCGCGCCCAGGGCGATTCCGGCGAGGCCGCCGAGGCCCGAAAGGAGGAGGGACTCCGTCACGAACTGGATGCGGATCTGCCCCTTCGTCGCGCCCATCGAGCGGCGCAGACCGATCTCGTACCGTCTCTCCAGGACCGAGATGATCATGGTGTTGGCCACGCCGACTCCGCCCACCAGCAACGCGATCCCGCCCAGGCCAAGGAGCAGCGTCGAGAACGCGCCCTCCGTCGCCGCCTTCGCCTGCAGCGCCGACGACGGGTCGGTGACCTGGACGTTGCGCGGGTTCTCCGGGTCGATCGACGCGGCGAGCAGGTCACGGACCTTGTGCACCGAGGCGTCGGTCGAGCGCTCGTACACCGACGTCGGGCGGCCGTCGAAGCCGAGCTCGCTCTTCGCCGCGTCCCAGCCCACGAGCGCCGAGCGCTCCACGTCGGGCGAGAGCGGCAGCGGGTCGAGGATGCCGACGACCGTGAAGTACCGGTCGTCCACCCAGACCTGCTGGCCGGGCTCGGTGATGCCGAGGCGTTGCGCCGCGACGTGGCCGAGGACGATCGACGGGTAGCGGCTGTTGGCCGCGTTGAA
This region includes:
- a CDS encoding PAS domain-containing protein, giving the protein MSASRRSGTTDELGPEEPEPGGAELLAALLDGMDAALCAFDADGVVTHWNREAERILGWSAAEAVGRQGFAGWAVRTADAEEVEARLLSAMEAHGRQVHEFALLTKDGGRVLVRTQSAAVRGGDGKPSGVYCAFSEVHAQIDLERSIALSEALFESASWGVVLVDADLRPAVVNEHAARSLGMGRSALLGRPLGELLGQGVEELESALSHVLAEGAPPAPAEMWVSVRATESGEPERRCWRSGFLRLASPLAEEPVPLGVAWLFLDVTEAKQTEQEAAQLRFRSQQLHRAARAAGECEDPTEAATVQLDFALAGFADHALIDLVAGEGGTTPVRLVRAAATPAGAPGPCLPAARAGLPVRYLEGHPAPQCVDRVGSVRASAGTAPPERAREWAAARQWPEDTVHALCTVLRSRGRTLGVVTFLRGASRTQFERADAAYAESVSARVAASLDLARVLGG
- a CDS encoding ABC transporter permease, with the translated sequence MIRTKRVGHVRLKAARLGPRDVLHVGSAGLRSRPVRVVLSALGIAIGIATMIAVVGISSSSKAQLMEELDELGTNMLVAAPGEPMFSGEKVVLPRDAAGRVSRVEGVQDVGATGDLDNTVRRSEKIPEDETGGIAVKATTEGLLKVLRGEMDSGTWFNAANSRYPSIVLGHVAAQRLGITEPGQQVWVDDRYFTVVGILDPLPLSPDVERSALVGWDAAKSELGFDGRPTSVYERSTDASVHKVRDLLAASIDPENPRNVQVTDPSSALQAKAATEGAFSTLLLGLGGIALLVGGVGVANTMIISVLERRYEIGLRRSMGATKGQIRIQFVTESLLLSGLGGLAGIALGAAATGVYAASGGLPWVVPLWAVSGGFGATLVIGTVAGLYPAVRAARLSPTLALHAA